A single region of the Amphiura filiformis chromosome 7, Afil_fr2py, whole genome shotgun sequence genome encodes:
- the LOC140156965 gene encoding metabotropic glutamate receptor 3-like — MAKGDYAIFIFFFVLIYHCRGDSTNQCDDESIVHYVGPGDFILGALFDDLHDQGCTNANSDRQYDYEGFATLHKQEAIVFALEEINKRTDILPNITLGYDIYDTCAQKQLAVKQAINQVMYKEHCRYVEENFCAISKVDNESKTHAPFIGVVGAEWSEITSTISFHFSAFHLPTVSYFASSDELSDPVMFPFFLRVIPPDKFQIDAMIALLNHFNWTSVAFVYTDDSYGKTAFKRFQNKTENSICIAEQFGVDSRSTKSDFDFIVKSILNHSDTRVVILFTHQTYARLFFEAMESMDAIGKFQLIGSDGWGSNVHEIQKFSRATKGTLKIRFVDKIVPQFENYFLKVSPGNRNPWFEEFKTERSILKTGFSKESGVSRTMDSVLVFAYGLDALLKEECPGLDAKCVQEIKENFNGTYGRTLYGHMTSLNFMGYNKHNVSFFSAGEDIGRYEMVNFQCNDDQECLLVPVGDWNSISQWTINGSAVIWGGDANNELPISRCKGPPQWRHPWASFIIVLDSTGLICGMIVTGAYIWNRNHSLIHASGLGVSFLILVGVMFSYLLVFAFVTKPSAISCYFLRSGYMVCFTTHFAPLLVHTWTIFRRYKAVTRNTRRPGFTSSASEIFFSLSLILVQVAITIVFLIVTPPESIIQEPEHQLTCNQNDTELAVSIVYNVLLIILCSVCAFLTRKVPKNYKESRFIGFSVYTTLVIWVLFIPSYVNAPIANWKVLILSFAMLISASVTLIFLFLIKLYAIYLVPDADMNIYIARDVKAKPAEVSWPSEGGRSGAGRVLRSRSRVNAISSATNFDGRRWSYGEAIAAREPVSTVSMVKTHSSLDSDAVYPPQSLTGQGHIYPSEAGNWL; from the exons ATGGCTAAAGGGGACTACGCAATTTTCATCTTCTTCTTTGTATTGATTTATCATTGCAGAGGAGACAGCACCAACCAATGTGATGATGAAAGTATCGTACATTATGTTGGTCCTGGTGATTTTATACTCGGTGCGCTATTCGATGACTTACACGACCAAGGTTGTACTAACGCCAATTCTGATCGTCAATATGATTACGAAGGGTTTGCTACGCTTCACAAACAAGAAGCCATCGTGTTTGCGttggaagaaataaacaaacgaaCTGATATTTTACCGAACATAACACTTGGGTATGACATTTACGATACATGTGCTCAAAAGCAACTGGCTGTGAAACAAGCGATCAATCAAGTTATGTACAAGGAACATTGTAGATACGTTGAAGAAAACTTCTGTGCGATATCCAAAGTGGATAATGAAAGCAAGACACATGCACCTTTCATTGGTGTTGTTGGTGCAGAATGGAGTGAGATAACCTCTACCATAAGCTTCCATTTCAGTGCCTTCCATTTGCCTACCGTCAGCTACTTTGCATCCAGCGACGAATTATCTGATCCTGTTATGTTCCCATTCTTCTTGAGAGTTATACCCCCGGACAAATTCCAGATTGACGCAATGATTGCCTTACTAAACCACTTTAATTGGACGTCAGTTGCATTTGTCTATACCGATGACAGCTATGGAAAAACAGCATTCAAACGGTTTCAAAATAAGACTGAAAACAGTATCTGTATTGCTGAACAATTTGGCGTTGATTCAAGATCAACGAAGTCAGATTTTGATTTTATAGTAAAATCAATTTTGAATCATTCTGATACCAGAGTGGTTATCCTGTTCACTCATCAGACATATGCGAGACTTTTCTTCGAAGCAATGGAGTCAATGGATGCTATTGGCAAATTTCAGCTCATAGGTAGCGACGGTTGGGGGTCAAACGTTCACGAAATCCAAAAGTTCTCGCGTGCTACAAAAGGTACTTTGAAAATACGTTTTGTGGATAAAATAGTACCTCAATTTGAAAACTACTTCCTAAAGGTCAGTCCTGGTAATCGCAATCCGTGGTTTGAAGAATTTAAAACGGAAAGGTCGATCTTAAAGACTGGCTTCAGCAAGGAGAGTGGCGTATCTAGGACGATGGACTCCGTGTTGGTATTTGCTTATGGATTAGACGCACTTTTGAAGGAAGAATGCCCTGGTTTAGACGCAAAATGTGTACAAGAAATCAAAGAGAATTTTAACGGCACCTACGGTAGAACACTTTACGGACACATGACGAGCCTGAATTTTATGGGTTACAACAAGCATAATGTTTCATTCTTTTCCGCTGGAGAAGATATAGGCCGTTATGAGATGGTGAACTTCCAATGCAATGATGATCAAGAATGCCTGCTGGTACCTGTTGGAGATTGGAACTCAATCAGTCAATGGACTATCAATGGAAGTGCTGTAATATGGGGAGGCGACGCCAATAATGAGTTACCAATTTCACGATGCAAAGGGCCTCCTCAATGGCGTCATCCATGGGCTAGCTTCATCATAGTCCTTGATTCCACCGGGCTTATTTGTGGTATGATTGTCACTGGAGCATACATATGGAACAGAAACCATTCCCTGATTCATGCATCTGGTCTTGGAGTCAGCTTTCTCATCCTGGTTGGTGTAATGTTCTCATACCTGCTGGTCTTTGCATTTGTTACCAAGCCATCCGCCATTAGTTGTTACTTTCTGCGGTCGGGATACATGGTGTGTTTTACTACACACTTTGCGCCTTTGCTTGTTCATACTTGGACTATTTTTCGCCGATATAAAGCAGTGACGAGGAACACCAGGAGACCTGGTTTCACTAGCTCGGCATCGGAGATATTCTTCTCACTCAGTCTCATTTTGGTCCAg GTCGCAATAACTATTGTCTTTCTGATAGTTACACCACCAGAGTCTATTATCCAAGAACCAGAACATCAACTCACTTGCAACCAAAATGACACAGAGCTAGCCGTATCTATCGTCTACAATGTTCTTCTTATTATACTATGCAGTGTTTGTGCATTTCTTACCCGTAAGGTGCCTAAAAACTACAAGGAATCTCGGTTCATCGGTTTTAGTGTGTACACTACACTGGTAATATGGGTACTCTTCATACCATCGTATGTCAATGCACCGATAGCGAATTGGAAAGTACTGATCTTATCATTTGCAATGCTGATCAGTGCCAGTGTCACCTTAATATTCTTGTTTTTGATCAAACTATACGCTATTTACTTGGTACCGGATGCTGATATGAACATATACATAGCGCGCGATGTAAAAGCTAAACCCGCTGAAGTAAGCTGGCCTTCTGAGGGTGGAAGATCAGGAGCTGGAAGAGTATTGCGTTCGAGATCTCGCGTAAATGCGATATCGTCTGCGACTAATTTTGATGGTCGTCGTTGGTCGTACGGTGAGGCGATAGCTGCGCGCGAGCCGGTGTCTACTGTAAGTATGGTCAAGACGCATTCGTCTTTGGATTCTGATGCCGTGTATCCGCCTCAGTCGTTAACTGGACAAGGGCATATTTATCCTTCAGAAGCAGGGAACTGGCTATAA
- the LOC140157760 gene encoding snake venom 5'-nucleotidase-like, whose translation MTARPDEGLTVDRNTAVLAKINEWSEALGNVTNDIIGRTHVFLDGTRQSCRTGECNIGNFITDVILWQVISFPDEEEWNEVAIVVYNSGGIRNSIGQGEISLGDVLTVLPFGNTIDVLDLQGRYVKEMLEHSVANWVPDELDGAFLQMSGIWVTYDITRDVGDRVVEVLVRCTDCDVPRFLPLDTEKMYKIALNTFIADGGDGYDVFVENGQNRYSGNLAASTVAEYIEVFSPIYPGIDRRITFLDSAMPCNVAHVLVFQPVMLLFLGLYAILVF comes from the exons ATGACTGCAAGACCTGATGAAGGATTGACGGTTGATCGAA ATACTGCAGTTTTGGCTAAGATCAATGAATGGAGTGAAGCGCTAGGCAACGTAACTAATGACATAATCGGGCGAACACACGTTTTTCTTGACGGAACCCGTCAGAGTTGTCGTACTGGAGAATGCAATATAGGCAACTTTATCACTGACGTCATTCTTTGGCAGGTCATATCATTTCCCGATGAAGAGGAGTGGAATGAAGTTGCTATTGTGGTTTATAATAGTGGTGGAATCCGGAATTCTATAGGACAAG GAGAAATATCATTAGGAGATGTCCTAACAGTTTTGCCGTTTGGAAACACGATTGACGTACTGGACCTGCAGGGACGATACGTCAAAGAAATGCTGGAGCATTCGGTTGCAAACTGGGTTCCTGACGAGCTTGATGGTGCATTTCTTCAAATGTCGG GCATCTGGGTGACCTATGACATTACCAGAGATGTGGGAGATAGAGTTGTGGAAGTATTAGTTCGATGCACAGACTGTGATGTCCCTAGATTCTTGCCACTAGATACAGAGAAGATGTACAAGATAGCTCTAAATACGTTCATAGCTGATGGTGGTGATGGCTATGACGTCTTTGTTGAGAATGGACAGAATCGATATTCAG GTAATTTAGCTGCATCTACCGTGGCTGAATACATCGAAGTCTTCAGTCCTATTTATCCTGGAATAGACCGTCGAATCACGTTCTTGGACTCAGCTATGCCATGCAACGTAGCACATGTCTTGGTGTTTCAACCCGTGATGCTGTTATTTTTGGGGCTATATGCAATTCTTGTATTTTAA